The Dasypus novemcinctus isolate mDasNov1 chromosome 2, mDasNov1.1.hap2, whole genome shotgun sequence genome includes a region encoding these proteins:
- the LOC101429863 gene encoding GTP-binding nuclear protein Ran-like, with product MAAQGELQVQFKLVLVSDGGTTFVKRHLTSEFEKKYVATLGVEVHPLVIHNNRGPIKFNVWDTAGQEKFGGLRDGYYIQAQYTIIMFDVTSRVTYKNVPNWHRDLVRVCENIPIVLCGNKVDIKDRKVKAKSIVLHRKKNLQYYDISAKSNYNFEKPFLWLARKLIGDPNLEFVAMPALAPPEVVMDPALAAQYEHDLEVAQTTALPDEDDDL from the coding sequence ATGGCTGCCCAAGGAGAACTCCAAGTTCAGTTTAAACTTGTATTGGTTAGCGATGGTGGTACTACTTTCGTAAAACGTCATTTGACCAGTGAATTTGAGAAGAAGTATGTAGCTACCTTGGGTGTTGAGGTCCATCCCCTTGTGATCCATAACAACAGAGGACCTATCAAGTTCAACGTGTGGGACACGGCTGGCCAGGAGAAGTTCGGTGGACTGCGAGATGGCTATTATATTCAAGCCCAATACACCATTATAATGTTTGATGTAACATCGAGAGTTACTTACAAGAATGTGCCTAATTGGCATAGAGATCTGGTACGAGTGTGTGAAAACATCCCCATCGTGTTGTGTGGCAACAAAGTGGATATTAAGGACAGGAAAGTTAAGGCAAAATCTATCGTCTTACACCGAAAGAAGAATCTTCAGTACTATGACATTTCTGCCAAAAGTAACTACAACTTTGAAAAGCCCTTCCTTTGGCTTGCTAGAAAACTGATTGGAGACCCTAACTTGGAGTTTGTGGCCATGCCTGCTCTTGCCCCACCAGAGGTTGTCATGGACCCAGCTTTGGCAGCACAGTATGAACATGACTTAGAGGTTGCTCAGACAACTGCTCTGCCGGATGAGGATGACGACCTGTGA